Below is a window of Candidatus Krumholzibacteriia bacterium DNA.
TGTTGGCGATGGCGATGGCGTCGTCCCAGTCGCGCGCCTGGATCACCGCCAGCACGGGGCCGAAGATCTCCTCCTGGGAGAGCGTGGCGCCGGGGGCGACGTCGGCCACGATGGTCGGGGTGACGAAGTGGCCGGGCCCGGGCAGGGCCTCGCCGCCCAGAATCACCCGGCCTTCGCGGCGCCCGGTCTCCACGTACTCGAGGATCTTCGCCTGCGCCCCGGCGTTGATCACCGGCCCCATCCAGTTGTCTTGTTGCTCCGGCGGGCCCACCTTGATCTTGGCGGCACGTTCGCGCAGGCGGCGGAGGAAGTCGTCGTAGATGGATTTTTCCACGATGGCACGCGAGCAGGCCGAGCACTTCTGCCCCTGGTAACCGAAGGCCGAAGCGACGACGCCGTCGGCGGCCTGGTCGAGATCCGCGTCGGCGGCGACGATGATGGAGTCCTTGCCGCCCATCTCGGCGACGACACGCTTGATCCAGATCTGTCCGGGTCGGGGGCTCGCCGCTTTCTGGTTGATGTCGAGCCCCACGTCCTTCGAGCCGGTGAAGGCGATGAAGCGCATCTTCGGATGCTCCACCATGCGGTTGCCCACGCTGCCGCCCGGACCGGAGACGAAGTTGAGCGCTCCCGCGGGGAGGCCCGATTCCGCCAGCAGCTGCACCACCTGCCAGGCGATGACCGGAGCATCGCTGGAAGGCTTGAGCACCACCGTGTTCCCCGCCACCAAGGCCGCGGTGGTCATGCCCGTGAGGATGGCGTTGGGGAAGTTCCAGGGCGGGATCACCGCACCCACCCCGAGCGGCAGATAGACGAGTTCGTTGTCCTCGCCGGGAACTGGGGTCAAGGG
It encodes the following:
- the pruA gene encoding L-glutamate gamma-semialdehyde dehydrogenase, with product MTPEFKNEPLTDFTRPENARAFAAALEEVRSSFGRTYPLWIGGREVEAGKTFDSTDPARPDVVLGRFQMGTAAEVDQAVEAARRAFETWQHETPEKRAAVLFTAADSMRRRKHWFSAWLVFEVGKSWAEADADTAEAIDFMEFYGREMLRYAAKQPLTPVPGEDNELVYLPLGVGAVIPPWNFPNAILTGMTTAALVAGNTVVLKPSSDAPVIAWQVVQLLAESGLPAGALNFVSGPGGSVGNRMVEHPKMRFIAFTGSKDVGLDINQKAASPRPGQIWIKRVVAEMGGKDSIIVAADADLDQAADGVVASAFGYQGQKCSACSRAIVEKSIYDDFLRRLRERAAKIKVGPPEQQDNWMGPVINAGAQAKILEYVETGRREGRVILGGEALPGPGHFVTPTIVADVAPGATLSQEEIFGPVLAVIQARDWDDAIAIANNTEYGLTGAVYTRDEGRIQDAKRRFHVGNLYFNRKCTGALVGAHPFGGFNMSGTDSKAGGRDYLLLFMQAKAMSRRR